From the Sphingomonas sabuli genome, the window TGGGAAGCGCGGCGGATTTGGGTTTGGCCATACCCCCTACCTCGGCGCTGCGGCGCTCGCAGACAAGGCCGCGCGGCGGGCCAGGCGATGTTCGCGCCAGATAATCACCAGCCCCGAAGCGACGATCAGCGGCGCTCCAGCCCATACCCACGGCGTCGGCAACTCGCCGAAAATGAATATGCCCAACAGGGTTGCCCAGACGAGGCTGGTGTAATCCATCGGCATGACCAGCGCGACCGGCGCAAGCCGCAATGCGCCGGTCAGGGTCAGCTGCGCTAGCCCCCCGACCAGCGCCAGCCCGGCCAGAATCCAGAACGTCCTCCCGTCGTGGGCGCCGCCGTACCACAGCATCGCGACGCCCAGCGGCACCAGCGAGCTGACCGCGAACCAGAAGACGGTGGTCGATGCGCGTTCCGTCGCGCCCAGCCGGCGGATGACGATGGTCACCGACGCGGTCAGCAGCGCCGCGAACACCGCCACCGCCGCCCCGGTCAGCGGCACGGCGCCGCTGCCCGGCTGGACGATGACGAGAACGCCGGCAAAGCCCGCCGCGACCGCGCCCCAGCGCCACCGCCCGGTCGGTTCCCCCAAAACCAGCGCGGCCAGCACGGTCGAAAAGATCGGCACGGTGAAGCCGATCGCCGTCGCCTCCGCCAGCGGCAGCAGGACGAAAGCGAGGAAGTTGAGGCCCATGGCGGTGACGCCCAACGCCATGCGGCTGACGTGGGCCC encodes:
- a CDS encoding DMT family transporter, producing MPASDVRDTDEITEQRPLLGVGLRLVTAVLLAVMLALVKLAADHGVNVIESLFYRQCGSALCAAALVAFGPGFATLRTRRVWAHVSRMALGVTAMGLNFLAFVLLPLAEATAIGFTVPIFSTVLAALVLGEPTGRWRWGAVAAGFAGVLVIVQPGSGAVPLTGAAVAVFAALLTASVTIVIRRLGATERASTTVFWFAVSSLVPLGVAMLWYGGAHDGRTFWILAGLALVGGLAQLTLTGALRLAPVALVMPMDYTSLVWATLLGIFIFGELPTPWVWAGAPLIVASGLVIIWREHRLARRAALSASAAAPR